The Triticum aestivum cultivar Chinese Spring chromosome 3A, IWGSC CS RefSeq v2.1, whole genome shotgun sequence genome includes a region encoding these proteins:
- the LOC123063205 gene encoding glutaminyl-peptide cyclotransferase has product MTAGSRRRRPASSMAPIALSVPTPNASPAPRRLRRPAIAAAGAALAALLLLAAAAAVWRPDYLRAALLRRPAPAVARFYSFDLVREYPHDPEAFTQGLLYAGNDTLFESTGLYHQSSVRKVDLQTGKVLDQHQMDGHMFGEGLTLLDDRLFQVTWLKNDGFIYDRHNFSKRESFTHKMRDGWGLATDRKILFGSDGTSRLYHLDPISLEVTKTVTVKYQDNDVSYINELEYINGEVWANVWQTDCIARVSHEDGQVASWIFLHELRQQLWKSGNTDIDVLNGIAWDEENDRLFVTGKLWPKLYEIKLRQVDGPPDGSVEKLCPRASFYR; this is encoded by the exons ATGACCGCCGGCTCCCGACGGAGGCGGCCCGCCTCCTCAATGGCGCCTATCGCCCTGTCCGTACCCACCCCCAACGCCTCCCCGGCGCCGCGGCGCCTCCGCCGTCCGGCCATCGCGGCCGCCGGCGCCGCGCTcgcggcgctcctcctcctcgccgcggccgccgccgtctGGCGCCCGGACTACCtccgcgccgcgctcctccgccgccctgCGCCCGCCGTCGCTAGGTTCTACTCCTTCGACCTGGTCCGCGAGTACCCCCACGACCCCGAGGCCTTCACCCAG GGTCTCCTGTACGCGGGAAACGACACTCTCTTCGAGTCCACTGGCCTTTATCACCAG tcgtcgGTCCGAAAGGTTGATCTTCAAACTGGCAAA GTTTTAGATCAGCACCAAATGGATGGACATATGTTTGGAGAAGGCTTAACACTTCTCGACGACAG ATTGTTTCAAGTTACTTGGTTGAAGAATGATGGATTCATATACGACCGACATAACTTTAGCAAA CGTGAAAGTTTTACCCATAAAATGCGTGACGGGTGGGGGTTGGCTACGGATAGAAAAATCCTATTTGGCAGTGATGGTACTTCAAGGTTGTACCACCTGGATCCAATATCGCTTGAAG TAACAAAGACAGTAACTGTGAAATATCAAGACAATGACGTTTCCTATATTAATGAACTGGAATATATAAATGGTGAAGTATGGGCAAATGTCTGGCAG ACAGATTGCATAGCTAGAGTTTCTCATGAAGATGGCCAAGTGGCGAGCTGGATCTTTCTTCATGAGCTGAG GCAGCAATTATGGAAATCTGGCAACACG GATATTGATGTTCTAAATGGTATAGCTTGGGATGAAGAAAATGACAGACTGTTCG TGACCGGGAAACTGTGGCCAAAGCTTTACGAGATCAAGCTGCGCCAGGTGGATGGGCCGCCGGATGGGTCCGTGGAGAAACTGTGCCCAAGGGCAAGCTTTTATCGCTGA
- the LOC123059078 gene encoding defensin Tk-AMP-D1.1 — MGLSAKVFVVLLLLLVATEEQGGSVQVALARDCESDSHKFHGACFSDTNCANVCQTEGFTAGKCVGVQRHCHCTKDC, encoded by the exons ATGGGTCTGTCCGCGAAGGTCTTCGTGGTCCTCCTGCTGCTTCTCGTCGCCACGG AGGAGCAGGGGGGATCGGTGCAGGTGGCTCTGGCGAGGGATTGCGAGTCGGATAGCCACAAGTTCCATGGGGCGTGCTTCAGCGACACCAACTGTGCGAACGTCTGCCAGACCGAGGGCTTCACCGCCGGCAAGTGCGTCGGCGTCCAGCGCCACTGCCACTGCACCAAGGACTGCTAG
- the LOC123059077 gene encoding defensin-like protein — MLLRRGEYSYITSPSPRSYTSVYHRTQLEAEGFHILPYNPLHPSQATAMGLSAKVFVVLLLLLVATEEQGGSVQVALARDCKSDSHKFHGACFSDTNCANVCQTEGFTGGKCDGIHCHCTKDC; from the exons ATGCTGCTGCGACGAGGTGAATACTCCTATATAACAAGCCCCTCTCCCCGCTCCTATACATCCGTCTACCATAGAACCCAGCTCGAAGCCGAAGGCTTTCACATTCTACCATACAATCCTCTTCATCCTTCACAAGCAACCGCCATGGGTCTGTCCGCAAAGGTCTTCGTGGTCCTCCTGCTGCTGCTCGTTGCCACGG AGGAGCAGGGGGGTTCCGTGCAGGTGGCTCTGGCGAGGGATTGCAAGTCGGATAGCCACAAGTTCCATGGGGCGTGCTTCAGCGACACCAACTGCGCGAACGTCTGCCAGACCGAGGGCTTCACCGGCGGCAAGTGCGACGGCATCCACTGCCACTGCACCAAGGACTGCTAG
- the LOC123059079 gene encoding defensin Ec-AMP-D2: MGRLSVKVLVVVLLLLAATEEQGGSVQVALARVCTRPSHKFHWACLDTNKCASACLTEGYTGGKCGGRRGRRCFCTWHC, encoded by the exons ATGGGTCGTCTGTCCGTGAAGGTCTTGGTGGTCGTCCTGCTGCTCCTTGCGGCCACAG AGGAGCAGGGGGGATCGGTGCAGGTGGCTCTGGCGAGGGTGTGCACGAGGCCGAGCCACAAGTTCCATTGGGCATGCCTCGACACCAACAAATGCGCGAGCGCCTGCCTGACCGAGGGCTACACCggcggcaagtgcggcggccgccgcggccgccgctgcTTCTGCACCTGGCACTGCTAG